Proteins encoded within one genomic window of Cucumis sativus cultivar 9930 chromosome 3, Cucumber_9930_V3, whole genome shotgun sequence:
- the LOC101222585 gene encoding nicotinamide/nicotinic acid mononucleotide adenylyltransferase isoform X3 — translation MTPPLALQSTTGSFNPPTYMHLRMFELARDALKVEGLCVIGGYMSPVNDAYKKKGLISSEHRIKLCNLACQSSEYVMVDPWEASQNTYQRTLTVLSRVKTSLCDHGLLPKESLKVMLVCGSDLLQSFATPGVWIRDQVKILCRDFGLVCIRREGQDVEKIILDDGILNENRNNIKIVDQIVPNQISSTRIRDCISRGLSIKYLTADEVIEYIREQHLYLNP, via the exons ATGACTCCTCCTCTGGCCCTTCAATCAA CTACTGGAAGCTTCAATCCTCCCACTTATATGCATTTACGTATGTTTG AGCTGGCAAGGGATGCACTGAAAGTAGAGGGCCTTTGTGTTATTGGAGGTTATATGTCTCCAGTTAATGATGCATATAAGAAAAAG GGTCTCATTTCTTCTGAACATCGAATTAAGCTTTGCAATCTAGCATGCCAAAGTTCAGAATACGTCATGGTCGATCCATGggag GCCAGTCAAAACACCTATCAACGCACGTTAACTGTTCTGTCTCGAGTCAAGACTTCGCTGTGCGACCATGGATTGCTACCCAAAG AATCCCTGAAGGTGATGCTTGTTTGTGGTTCTGATTTGCTTCAATCTTTTGCAACACCTGGAGTCTGGATACGCGATCAA GTTAAAATCTTATGTCGAGATTTCGGTCTCGTTTGCATTCGAAGAGAAGGACAAGATGTTGAGAAAATCATATTGGATGATGGAATTCTAAACGAGAACAGA aacaatatcaaaattgtAGATCAAATTGTACCCAACCAAATAAGTTCCACCAGAATAAG GGATTGCATTTCAAGAGGGCTGTCAATCAAATATCTTACGGCAGATGAAGTTATTGAGTATATAAGAGAGCAACATTTGTATCTGAATCCTTGA
- the LOC101222585 gene encoding nicotinamide/nicotinic acid mononucleotide adenylyltransferase isoform X1: MAASYGQISETVSSMEIPLPVDKLALDLVGHDSSSGPSIKPKMLVVLVATGSFNPPTYMHLRMFELARDALKVEGLCVIGGYMSPVNDAYKKKGLISSEHRIKLCNLACQSSEYVMVDPWEASQNTYQRTLTVLSRVKTSLCDHGLLPKESLKVMLVCGSDLLQSFATPGVWIRDQVKILCRDFGLVCIRREGQDVEKIILDDGILNENRNNIKIVDQIVPNQISSTRIRDCISRGLSIKYLTADEVIEYIREQHLYLNP; encoded by the exons ATGGCGGCTTCATATGGTCAAATATCAGAAACAGTAAGTTCCATGGAGATCCCTTTGCCAGTTGATAAGTTAGCGTTGGATCTGGTTGGCCATGACTCCTCCTCTGGCCCTTCAATCAA GCCTAAAATGCTTGTGGTTCTTGTAGCTACTGGAAGCTTCAATCCTCCCACTTATATGCATTTACGTATGTTTG AGCTGGCAAGGGATGCACTGAAAGTAGAGGGCCTTTGTGTTATTGGAGGTTATATGTCTCCAGTTAATGATGCATATAAGAAAAAG GGTCTCATTTCTTCTGAACATCGAATTAAGCTTTGCAATCTAGCATGCCAAAGTTCAGAATACGTCATGGTCGATCCATGggag GCCAGTCAAAACACCTATCAACGCACGTTAACTGTTCTGTCTCGAGTCAAGACTTCGCTGTGCGACCATGGATTGCTACCCAAAG AATCCCTGAAGGTGATGCTTGTTTGTGGTTCTGATTTGCTTCAATCTTTTGCAACACCTGGAGTCTGGATACGCGATCAA GTTAAAATCTTATGTCGAGATTTCGGTCTCGTTTGCATTCGAAGAGAAGGACAAGATGTTGAGAAAATCATATTGGATGATGGAATTCTAAACGAGAACAGA aacaatatcaaaattgtAGATCAAATTGTACCCAACCAAATAAGTTCCACCAGAATAAG GGATTGCATTTCAAGAGGGCTGTCAATCAAATATCTTACGGCAGATGAAGTTATTGAGTATATAAGAGAGCAACATTTGTATCTGAATCCTTGA
- the LOC101222585 gene encoding nicotinamide/nicotinic acid mononucleotide adenylyltransferase isoform X2 encodes MGGFSNGHLCTSFIYLLLILATGSFNPPTYMHLRMFELARDALKVEGLCVIGGYMSPVNDAYKKKGLISSEHRIKLCNLACQSSEYVMVDPWEASQNTYQRTLTVLSRVKTSLCDHGLLPKESLKVMLVCGSDLLQSFATPGVWIRDQVKILCRDFGLVCIRREGQDVEKIILDDGILNENRNNIKIVDQIVPNQISSTRIRDCISRGLSIKYLTADEVIEYIREQHLYLNP; translated from the exons ATGGGAGGATTTTCAAATGGCCATTTGTGTACAAGTTTCATATATTTGCTCTTGATTTTAG CTACTGGAAGCTTCAATCCTCCCACTTATATGCATTTACGTATGTTTG AGCTGGCAAGGGATGCACTGAAAGTAGAGGGCCTTTGTGTTATTGGAGGTTATATGTCTCCAGTTAATGATGCATATAAGAAAAAG GGTCTCATTTCTTCTGAACATCGAATTAAGCTTTGCAATCTAGCATGCCAAAGTTCAGAATACGTCATGGTCGATCCATGggag GCCAGTCAAAACACCTATCAACGCACGTTAACTGTTCTGTCTCGAGTCAAGACTTCGCTGTGCGACCATGGATTGCTACCCAAAG AATCCCTGAAGGTGATGCTTGTTTGTGGTTCTGATTTGCTTCAATCTTTTGCAACACCTGGAGTCTGGATACGCGATCAA GTTAAAATCTTATGTCGAGATTTCGGTCTCGTTTGCATTCGAAGAGAAGGACAAGATGTTGAGAAAATCATATTGGATGATGGAATTCTAAACGAGAACAGA aacaatatcaaaattgtAGATCAAATTGTACCCAACCAAATAAGTTCCACCAGAATAAG GGATTGCATTTCAAGAGGGCTGTCAATCAAATATCTTACGGCAGATGAAGTTATTGAGTATATAAGAGAGCAACATTTGTATCTGAATCCTTGA
- the LOC116402762 gene encoding nuclear transcription factor Y subunit B-9-like has protein sequence MMLTPNKPTSINNTPNTNHHLSNGGTATGNSSATSPLSVAATANNNEQNQQCVVREQDQYMPIANVIRIMRRILPSHAKISDDAKETIQECVSEYISFITGEANERCQREQRKTVTAEDVLWAMGKLGFDDYIEPLTVFLNRYRESESDRIRTEPILRRNVDYGPQVGMISPYGQAFQIGHVPAGMFDAMGGYYGGGGSGGPSAGNGSQL, from the coding sequence ATGATGCTGACTCCAAACAAGCCAACCTCCATCAACAACACTCCGAACACCAATCATCATCTCTCGAACGGAGGAACTGCCACTGGAAACTCCTCAGCTACCAGCCCCCTCTCTGTCGCCGCCACTGCCAACAATAATGAGCAAAACCAACAATGCGTGGTGCGAGAACAAGACCAATACATGCCTATTGCTAATGTGATACGAATCATGAGGCGGATTTTACCCTCCCATGCAAAGATATCCGACGACGCCAAAGAGACCATCCAAGAATGTGTGTCGGAGTACATTAGCTTCATCACTGGCGAGGCGAACGAACGATGCCAACGAGAGCAACGCAAGACAGTGACAGCAGAGGATGTCCTCTGGGCTATGGGGAAGCTAGGTTTTGACGACTACATAGAACCGCTAACTGTTTTTCTTAACCGCTATCGTGAGTCAGAGAGTGACCGAATTCGCACTGAACCAATCTTGAGGCGCAATGTAGATTATGGGCCACAAGTGGGGATGATATCACCGTACGGGCAGGCGTTTCAGATAGGGCACGTCCCTGCAGGGATGTTCGATGCAATGGGTGGATACTATGGTGGAGGTGGGAGCGGTGGGCCGAGCGCAGGGAACGGCAGTCAGCTTTGA